In Pelotomaculum isophthalicicum JI, a genomic segment contains:
- a CDS encoding glucose-1-phosphate adenylyltransferase, with amino-acid sequence MRQRECIAMLLAGGQGSRLGYLTRRVAKPALSFGGKYRVIDFSLSNCANSNIDTVGVLTQYKPYALHSYIGSGGAWDLDDKFGGGVHILPPFVGEGGGSWYKGTADAIYHNIDFINFYNPKYVLIISGDHIYKMNYELLIRQHKNTGADVTVSAIEVAWEEASRFGIITPDAADRIIRFTEKPAQPDSNLASMGVYVFTWPVLKKALLEDQENPVSANDFGKNVLPLLLEQGKKLFVYRFKDYWVDVGTVQSYYQASMELLLPEPPLNIFSPGFKIFSNEEILPPHYVGPDARISNSLICNGCTVLGEVMNSILAPGVYIGEGVCVEDSIILCNTRIGNKSRIRKAIIGENVEIKANCSLGLSTGDDHTKSLITCVEDNLTIHDGALIRAGENI; translated from the coding sequence ATGCGTCAGAGAGAATGCATAGCCATGCTTTTGGCGGGCGGTCAAGGCAGCAGGTTGGGATACCTGACAAGAAGAGTTGCCAAACCTGCGCTTTCCTTTGGGGGCAAGTACAGAGTTATTGACTTTAGTTTAAGTAACTGCGCCAATTCCAACATTGATACGGTAGGCGTCCTCACGCAGTATAAGCCCTATGCGCTCCATTCCTATATCGGGAGCGGGGGGGCCTGGGACCTGGATGACAAATTTGGCGGCGGCGTGCATATCTTGCCGCCGTTTGTGGGTGAAGGCGGCGGCAGCTGGTACAAGGGAACGGCCGATGCGATTTACCATAATATAGATTTTATCAATTTCTATAATCCCAAATATGTGCTTATTATTTCCGGCGATCACATCTACAAGATGAATTATGAGCTGTTAATCAGGCAGCACAAAAACACAGGCGCTGATGTTACCGTCTCTGCCATTGAGGTGGCCTGGGAGGAAGCGTCTCGTTTTGGCATTATCACGCCGGATGCCGCGGACAGGATCATCCGGTTTACTGAAAAACCGGCGCAGCCTGACAGCAATCTGGCTTCCATGGGCGTTTATGTGTTTACCTGGCCGGTCTTAAAAAAAGCCTTGCTCGAAGATCAGGAAAACCCGGTTTCAGCTAATGACTTCGGGAAAAATGTATTGCCGTTGCTTTTGGAACAGGGCAAGAAATTATTCGTTTACAGGTTTAAAGATTACTGGGTGGATGTTGGCACTGTGCAGAGCTATTACCAGGCGAGCATGGAATTGCTGCTGCCTGAGCCACCGCTGAATATCTTCAGCCCAGGTTTTAAAATCTTTTCCAATGAAGAAATCCTACCCCCCCACTACGTCGGTCCGGACGCCAGAATTAGCAATAGCTTAATCTGCAACGGCTGTACGGTGCTGGGTGAAGTCATGAATTCCATTCTTGCGCCCGGTGTATATATCGGTGAAGGTGTGTGTGTGGAGGATTCCATTATCCTGTGCAATACCAGGATCGGCAATAAATCGCGGATCCGAAAAGCGATTATCGGTGAAAACGTTGAGATCAAGGCAAATTGTTCCCTGGGGCTAAGTACAGGTGACGATCATACCAAGTCACTAATCACCTGCGTCGAGGATAATCTCACCATACATGACGGCGCTTTAATAAGAGCCGGGGAGAATATCTAG
- the glgA gene encoding glycogen synthase GlgA, translating to MRILYVISEADPFIKTGGLGEVGGSFPLALNKSGIEVRVIIPKYSQITPELTEKAAFLTSFEVPLGWRRQYCGLQELVYQDVHYYLIDNEYYFKRSHVYGEYDDAERFSFFCRAVLESICRFSDYKPDIIHCNDWHTALIPVMLKEFYFSDPLFFNMRTLLTIHNLKYQGIYPWQVYFDVLGLPEGGMCYQRFSFKDVINFLKAGILYADRITTVSPTYAGEILYPYYGEQMESVLAGKKDLLTGILNGIDYGKYNPRKDSYIYAQYGSYAQKLNNKLGLQEDLGLPVRPEAPLFGVISRLVPQKGFDLLLHVMPQIMEMDVQLVILGDGEAQYENSFQYYTRLNPDKIAFMDYYDEVMAHKIYAAADMVLMPSRFEPCGLTQMIAMRYGAIPIARETGGLKDSVIPYNQFTGTGNGFSFANYNAHELLDTIQRAVGVFHEQNDRWETLVNNAMHSDFSWERSAKQYTALYATLLEQLS from the coding sequence ATGAGAATCCTCTATGTGATTTCGGAAGCAGATCCTTTTATCAAAACAGGCGGCTTAGGGGAGGTGGGGGGTTCTTTTCCTCTCGCGCTTAATAAAAGTGGGATAGAGGTCAGGGTGATCATCCCTAAGTACAGTCAAATCACTCCGGAGTTAACGGAAAAGGCGGCATTCCTGACTAGTTTCGAGGTCCCGTTGGGCTGGCGCCGGCAGTATTGCGGGCTGCAGGAGCTGGTTTATCAGGATGTGCACTATTATTTAATCGACAACGAATATTATTTCAAGCGGTCTCATGTCTATGGGGAATACGACGACGCGGAAAGGTTTAGTTTTTTTTGCCGGGCAGTATTGGAAAGCATCTGCCGGTTCAGCGATTACAAGCCGGATATTATTCACTGCAATGACTGGCATACCGCGCTGATCCCGGTTATGTTAAAAGAATTTTATTTTTCGGATCCGCTGTTTTTCAATATGCGCACGCTCCTCACTATTCATAATCTAAAGTATCAGGGTATTTACCCCTGGCAGGTATATTTTGATGTGCTTGGCTTACCGGAGGGGGGCATGTGTTACCAACGGTTTTCTTTTAAAGATGTAATCAATTTTTTAAAAGCGGGCATTCTTTATGCCGATCGGATCACCACAGTCAGCCCGACCTATGCTGGTGAAATTCTGTACCCTTACTATGGCGAGCAGATGGAAAGCGTCTTAGCTGGTAAAAAAGACCTCCTGACCGGCATTTTAAACGGGATTGATTACGGGAAATACAATCCCCGAAAGGATTCCTATATCTACGCCCAGTACGGGTCTTACGCCCAAAAGTTAAATAATAAGCTCGGGCTGCAGGAAGACCTGGGCCTCCCGGTAAGGCCGGAGGCGCCGCTATTCGGGGTGATCTCCCGTCTGGTGCCGCAAAAAGGGTTCGACTTGCTCCTGCATGTTATGCCACAGATTATGGAAATGGATGTCCAACTGGTCATATTGGGCGACGGGGAAGCGCAATATGAAAATAGTTTTCAATATTACACCCGCCTTAATCCAGATAAAATTGCCTTCATGGATTATTATGATGAGGTCATGGCGCATAAAATCTATGCGGCGGCAGACATGGTGCTAATGCCTTCACGCTTTGAGCCTTGCGGTCTTACTCAGATGATTGCGATGCGCTACGGTGCCATTCCCATTGCGCGGGAAACAGGCGGGCTGAAAGACAGCGTTATCCCTTACAACCAGTTCACCGGCACGGGCAACGGTTTTAGTTTTGCCAACTACAACGCACATGAGCTGCTGGATACCATTCAAAGGGCGGTGGGGGTTTTTCATGAACAAAACGACCGCTGGGAGACACTGGTTAATAACGCGATGCACAGTGATTTCAGCTGGGAACGTTCGGCCAAACAATATACCGCTCTGTACGCGACTCTTCTGGAGCAGCTAAGTTAG
- a CDS encoding glycogen/starch/alpha-glucan phosphorylase produces the protein MLFVNAGEFREAYIQKFSAVIGKGMEEGTAWDFYKTLVYLLKDRLNVGWARTNKQYKYERKQVYYFSMEFLIGKLLAYYLMNLGLTEIVTEGLGELGINLQDLIDEERDAGLGNGGLGRLAACFLDSMAYLQIPGHGNGIRYKYGLFEQKIEQGFQVEVPDHWLKNGYPWEIRKPDKAVIVKFKGHLRVEYDRDRMIFHHENYEPVLAVPYDIPIVAYGNSPNVNTLRLWGAEAVNEEFDLASFNQGEFAKALSNKSEIEAISYILYPQDTTLAGQELRLKQEYFFVAAGLGAIVRRYKKQGGPIECFSQKVSVHINDTHPAMCVPELMRLLMDEEGLAWDDAWNITVNTLSYTNHTLLPEALEKWPIDLMKCTLPRIYLIIEEINRRFEEMLVSKYPGEQKLKDNTIILRDGYVHMANLAVIGCHSVNGVAKLHTEIVKSQVFQGFNVIYPDKFNNKTNGVSHRRFLLHANPSLAGFITEAIGPKWIEDPGELHKLLELQNDAVFLHYLSKAKKQNKINFAGAVKAKFGLELDPSSIFDIQVKRFHAYKRQLLNVLKIMDLYNRLKEQPRLAMFPQTFVFAGKAAPGYYYAKTVIKLINTLAQKINNDPEVNQLIKVVFLENFNVTLAEKIYPVADISEQISTASKEASGTGNMKFMMNGAITLGTLDGATVEIRDAVGKENIFIFGLKAEQVIDYQNRGAYNSWEEYQANPRLKRVVDQLINNFFKDCGNEFRVLYDSLLTHNDEFFILKDFNSYVETAAQITGIYLDEQIWHKKALANIAQSGIFSSDRAIREYAGAIWQV, from the coding sequence TTGTTATTTGTAAACGCAGGTGAATTTAGAGAAGCATATATCCAAAAATTTTCAGCAGTTATCGGTAAAGGCATGGAGGAAGGCACCGCCTGGGATTTCTATAAGACCCTGGTGTATCTATTGAAGGATAGACTCAATGTTGGTTGGGCGAGGACTAATAAACAGTATAAATACGAACGTAAGCAGGTTTATTATTTCTCAATGGAGTTTCTGATTGGCAAACTCCTCGCCTATTACCTGATGAATCTGGGGCTTACGGAAATTGTGACAGAAGGGCTGGGGGAGCTGGGCATTAACCTGCAGGACCTGATTGATGAGGAGAGAGATGCCGGGCTGGGCAATGGCGGCTTGGGACGACTGGCGGCCTGTTTTCTTGATTCGATGGCATATTTGCAGATCCCTGGTCATGGTAATGGGATCCGCTATAAATACGGTTTGTTTGAACAGAAGATTGAGCAGGGCTTTCAGGTGGAGGTGCCTGATCATTGGCTTAAAAACGGGTATCCCTGGGAGATTCGCAAACCTGACAAAGCGGTTATCGTTAAGTTCAAGGGACACCTCAGAGTCGAGTATGACCGCGACCGTATGATTTTTCATCATGAAAATTATGAGCCTGTCCTGGCGGTGCCGTATGATATCCCAATCGTTGCTTACGGCAACAGTCCAAACGTCAATACGCTCCGGCTTTGGGGCGCGGAAGCAGTGAACGAGGAGTTTGATTTAGCTTCCTTTAACCAGGGGGAGTTTGCCAAAGCTCTCAGCAATAAATCGGAAATAGAGGCTATTTCCTATATTCTATATCCCCAGGACACCACTCTGGCCGGGCAGGAGCTGCGGCTTAAACAAGAATACTTTTTTGTGGCGGCCGGGCTGGGCGCTATCGTCAGACGCTACAAGAAGCAAGGGGGACCGATCGAATGCTTTAGTCAGAAAGTATCGGTGCATATCAATGATACTCACCCGGCTATGTGCGTTCCGGAACTCATGCGGCTTTTAATGGACGAGGAAGGTTTGGCCTGGGACGACGCCTGGAACATTACAGTTAATACCCTGTCCTATACGAATCATACCCTCTTGCCTGAAGCCCTGGAGAAGTGGCCTATTGATTTAATGAAATGCACCCTGCCGCGGATCTATCTGATAATTGAAGAAATCAACCGCAGGTTTGAGGAGATGCTCGTGTCCAAATACCCGGGCGAACAGAAACTAAAGGATAACACCATCATATTGCGGGACGGGTATGTGCATATGGCGAACCTGGCTGTGATCGGCTGTCATTCCGTGAACGGGGTGGCCAAACTGCACACTGAAATCGTTAAGAGCCAGGTTTTTCAGGGGTTTAATGTTATTTATCCGGATAAATTCAACAACAAAACGAACGGAGTCAGCCACAGGCGCTTTTTATTGCATGCCAATCCGTCCTTAGCCGGATTTATTACCGAGGCAATCGGTCCCAAATGGATTGAAGACCCGGGAGAATTGCATAAATTGCTTGAACTGCAGAATGACGCTGTTTTTTTACATTACTTAAGCAAAGCTAAGAAACAAAATAAAATTAATTTTGCCGGGGCTGTCAAGGCGAAATTCGGTTTGGAACTCGACCCGTCTTCTATTTTTGATATTCAGGTGAAAAGGTTCCACGCCTATAAACGCCAGTTATTAAATGTCCTAAAAATTATGGATCTGTACAATCGCCTGAAGGAACAGCCGCGGCTCGCCATGTTTCCCCAGACCTTTGTGTTTGCGGGAAAGGCGGCTCCCGGTTACTACTATGCCAAAACGGTGATCAAGCTCATTAATACCCTGGCGCAAAAGATTAACAACGATCCAGAGGTGAATCAGCTCATTAAAGTCGTTTTTCTGGAGAATTTCAATGTGACCTTAGCTGAAAAAATTTACCCTGTAGCCGATATTAGTGAACAAATATCCACCGCCAGCAAGGAGGCTTCCGGTACGGGGAATATGAAATTTATGATGAACGGCGCGATCACGCTCGGCACGCTGGATGGCGCTACCGTGGAAATCAGGGACGCGGTTGGAAAAGAAAACATTTTCATATTCGGCCTCAAGGCAGAACAAGTGATTGATTATCAGAACCGCGGCGCCTATAACTCCTGGGAGGAGTACCAGGCCAATCCAAGACTGAAAAGAGTGGTTGACCAGTTAATCAATAACTTTTTCAAGGATTGCGGCAATGAATTCAGAGTCCTTTATGATTCCTTGCTGACGCATAACGATGAGTTTTTTATCCTAAAGGATTTCAACTCTTATGTCGAGACTGCCGCGCAGATAACCGGGATCTATCTGGACGAGCAAATATGGCATAAAAAGGCTCTCGCCAACATTGCCCAATCAGGCATCTTCTCCAGCGACAGAGCAATCAGGGAATACGCCGGGGCGATCTGGCAGGTTTAA
- the glgD gene encoding glucose-1-phosphate adenylyltransferase subunit GlgD codes for MSRTIGIISGNRRSDYLQGIDRQRPLAAVPFGGRYRLLDFALSSMVNSGLRTVGIITPSNYRPILDELGSGKEWQLDRKSGGLFILPGVNWGLAVWDKVFLLKDIAKNFEYLENDLSEYVLLCGCNQIFNIDFNEAIAFHEQNHADVTLIYKAIKKEEWQTLKGTILKMSPEGQVGGLMTGEETAGAYMELPFFIDMVVINRTLLMEVIQGYEAVEDADLLEAIFENKRMLSIFGFPFKGYFARIESINDFFKSNMDLLNYDVRNELFWGVNRVHTKSRDNPPTHYSDSALIRNSLVASGCNIQGALENCIVSRNVQVAGDTHIKNSIIMRRCNIDKNVILENVILDNYVVIHEGTILKGQGNTPVVINKRAVI; via the coding sequence ATGAGCAGAACTATCGGCATTATTTCCGGCAACCGCCGTTCCGATTATCTGCAAGGTATAGATAGACAACGGCCGCTTGCCGCCGTTCCTTTTGGCGGCAGATACAGGCTTTTAGACTTTGCCCTGTCGAGTATGGTTAATTCAGGCCTGCGCACGGTTGGAATTATTACCCCCTCCAACTACCGGCCTATATTGGATGAGCTGGGTTCAGGCAAAGAATGGCAGCTCGATCGCAAATCGGGCGGGCTGTTCATTCTGCCGGGGGTTAACTGGGGGCTTGCCGTGTGGGATAAAGTATTTCTATTGAAAGACATCGCGAAAAACTTCGAATACCTGGAAAATGATCTTTCAGAATATGTGCTCCTTTGCGGTTGTAATCAAATATTTAATATTGATTTCAATGAAGCCATTGCTTTTCATGAACAGAATCATGCCGATGTGACCTTAATTTATAAAGCAATTAAAAAAGAAGAATGGCAGACGTTAAAGGGCACCATTCTGAAAATGTCACCGGAGGGTCAGGTTGGCGGTTTAATGACCGGTGAGGAAACAGCCGGGGCATATATGGAACTCCCGTTCTTTATTGATATGGTTGTGATCAACAGGACGCTGCTCATGGAAGTCATCCAAGGCTATGAAGCGGTTGAGGATGCCGACCTGCTGGAAGCTATCTTTGAGAATAAGAGAATGCTGAGCATTTTCGGATTTCCTTTTAAAGGTTATTTTGCAAGGATTGAATCTATAAACGATTTTTTTAAGAGCAATATGGATTTGCTCAATTATGATGTGCGCAATGAGTTGTTTTGGGGCGTCAACCGGGTGCATACCAAAAGCAGAGATAACCCGCCGACTCATTACTCAGACAGCGCTTTGATTAGGAATTCACTGGTCGCCAGCGGCTGCAATATTCAGGGGGCTCTGGAAAACTGCATTGTCTCCCGTAACGTCCAGGTTGCCGGAGATACCCACATCAAAAACAGCATTATTATGAGGAGATGTAATATCGACAAAAATGTAATTTTGGAAAATGTGATCCTGGACAACTATGTAGTCATCCATGAGGGGACCATTCTTAAAGGGCAGGGGAATACCCCGGTTGTAATCAATAAAAGAGCTGTGATTTAA
- the malQ gene encoding 4-alpha-glucanotransferase codes for MAFDNPQGLCFYHNSHLAEYRSPFGAVPCGQAIKLRLSISAGEGGSESLREGQVNNISGCRCLLRVWEQATQKKFPMNVNLTLSANPGQVFFETVYLAPQTPGLIWYDFVITDGLNTYQYGNNADLSGGAGRLWTGDYSPGYQITVFQPKYEVPKWFKQGIVYQIFIDRFCRSGVGKLHTEAKPGALMHLCWEDTPCYLKDSDGKVERWNFFGGNLQGVISKLDYLEELGVSVIYFNPIFEAASNHRYDTADYYKIDPLIGTQEDFQKLITEAKRRGIRIILDGVFSHTGSDSRYFNRYGHYSGLGAYQSKDSPYYDWYQFDEYPDRYACWWGNDVLPEVREMTPSYRDFIFGGEHSVVRYWMRQGVKGWRLDVADELPDQFIRELRDVMHAVDDDAVLIGEVWEDASNKISYDQQREYFYGGALDAVTNYPFRKILLEFLLGKVDSEAVQRHLLQLYENYPRHNFYSALNIIGSHDTARILTLLGEAPAEEHLAEKAREKYRLPEEQRRLAVARLKLLSLIQFTFPGVPCIYYGDEAGLEGYSDPYNRGTFPWGREDEELLGWYKRLSCLRREYSVLSEGGLQTLVLEPDLYGFVRTLGNESITVIVNRHRTSNKTVALNEKVLGLAPGEPVPGIVLELLTGRLLSQPAGMPATTMSMEIPALEAVVIYCKQAARNTLSNQTLVRSAGILLHPGCLPSKWGIGDLGQEAYAFVDFLAQAGQSLWQVLPLNPVDNHGSPYLSESAFAGYPLLISLEQLKDLGLLAEAELVHVTASMASKEDLLRKAFENFSRLQEKQDYNEFVESEKFWLEDYCLYKALKKKHKGLPWQKWERALAAREKKALTEAGQALAVEIGYQRFLQYVFHRQWQKLKSYANRIGIRIIGDMPIYVAADSCDTWAFRHYFKMDRDGAQLAQAGVPPDCFSSTGQLWGNPLYDWCALRGDDYSWWKERFRRAIKNYDTIRLDHFRAFESFWEVGPNDKTAVSGRWLKGPGKRLFSALEQEFTQLPIIAEDLGVITPEVENLMHIFQFPGMQVLQFTREEPLEREKRKSPCVYYTGTHDNDTLLGWVKSEFDSAGVRMNGTKLSQICKDLIETVYMSDATWVIVPLQDVLGLDSEARINTPGTAGGNWQWVMPPGCLSSELQTWLERLARKHRRNHLGNDQ; via the coding sequence ATGGCTTTCGATAATCCTCAGGGCCTATGTTTTTATCATAATTCCCATTTGGCGGAATACCGAAGCCCCTTTGGCGCTGTTCCCTGCGGGCAGGCCATCAAGCTAAGGCTGTCCATCAGCGCGGGGGAGGGAGGCAGCGAGTCCCTGCGGGAGGGACAGGTCAATAATATTTCCGGCTGCAGGTGTTTGCTTCGGGTCTGGGAGCAGGCGACCCAGAAAAAGTTTCCAATGAATGTTAATTTAACGTTATCGGCCAACCCCGGCCAGGTTTTTTTTGAAACGGTTTACCTGGCGCCTCAAACACCGGGTCTAATCTGGTATGACTTTGTGATTACAGATGGATTAAATACCTATCAGTACGGAAATAATGCGGACCTGTCTGGGGGTGCCGGCCGGCTGTGGACGGGGGATTATTCTCCAGGTTATCAGATTACGGTATTTCAGCCCAAATATGAGGTGCCTAAGTGGTTTAAACAAGGTATAGTCTATCAAATTTTCATAGATCGTTTTTGCCGTTCGGGGGTCGGGAAATTACACACAGAAGCTAAGCCGGGTGCGCTCATGCATCTGTGTTGGGAAGACACTCCTTGCTATCTGAAAGACAGCGACGGCAAAGTTGAGCGGTGGAATTTTTTCGGCGGGAATCTGCAGGGCGTTATCTCTAAACTGGACTATCTCGAAGAATTGGGCGTCAGCGTGATTTATTTCAACCCCATCTTTGAAGCCGCCAGCAATCACCGTTATGACACGGCGGATTACTATAAAATTGATCCGCTCATCGGGACGCAAGAAGATTTTCAAAAGCTGATCACCGAGGCAAAGCGGCGAGGCATCAGAATTATTCTGGACGGCGTGTTCAGTCACACCGGCAGTGACAGCCGGTATTTTAATCGCTACGGCCATTATTCCGGTCTGGGCGCTTACCAGTCCAAGGATTCGCCGTACTATGACTGGTACCAGTTTGATGAATACCCGGATCGCTATGCCTGCTGGTGGGGCAATGATGTTTTGCCAGAGGTCAGAGAAATGACGCCCTCTTATCGTGATTTTATTTTTGGCGGGGAGCATAGCGTTGTTCGCTACTGGATGCGGCAGGGCGTCAAAGGCTGGCGCCTGGATGTGGCCGATGAATTACCGGATCAGTTTATTCGTGAACTGCGTGACGTCATGCATGCCGTGGACGATGACGCCGTACTGATTGGTGAAGTCTGGGAGGACGCTTCCAATAAGATTAGCTACGATCAGCAGCGGGAGTATTTCTACGGCGGGGCGTTGGATGCAGTCACCAATTATCCGTTTCGTAAAATTTTACTTGAATTTTTGCTGGGCAAAGTTGATTCCGAGGCTGTGCAACGCCATCTGCTGCAGCTTTATGAAAATTACCCCCGGCATAATTTTTACTCGGCACTCAATATTATTGGCAGCCATGACACCGCAAGAATACTTACCCTGCTGGGTGAGGCGCCGGCTGAAGAACACCTGGCGGAAAAAGCCAGAGAAAAGTACCGGCTGCCGGAGGAACAAAGGCGCCTGGCGGTTGCTAGACTTAAGCTGCTGTCTTTAATCCAGTTCACCTTTCCGGGGGTCCCGTGCATTTACTATGGAGATGAAGCAGGCTTGGAAGGCTATTCTGACCCTTATAACCGGGGGACATTCCCATGGGGGCGCGAGGATGAAGAACTGCTGGGATGGTATAAAAGGCTCTCCTGTCTGCGCCGTGAATATTCTGTCCTGAGTGAAGGCGGCCTGCAAACCCTTGTTCTGGAACCGGACTTGTATGGCTTCGTACGCACGCTGGGGAACGAGTCAATAACGGTAATAGTGAACCGGCATCGCACCAGCAACAAAACGGTTGCGCTGAATGAAAAGGTCCTGGGACTGGCGCCAGGGGAGCCTGTGCCGGGGATTGTTTTAGAACTCCTGACCGGCAGGTTATTGTCCCAGCCGGCAGGTATGCCGGCAACAACCATGAGCATGGAGATTCCGGCACTAGAGGCTGTCGTAATTTACTGTAAACAGGCTGCCCGAAACACCCTGTCAAACCAAACCCTGGTCCGGTCGGCGGGCATCCTATTGCACCCGGGCTGTTTACCCTCTAAATGGGGCATCGGGGATTTGGGGCAGGAGGCTTATGCCTTTGTGGATTTCTTGGCGCAGGCCGGTCAATCCCTCTGGCAGGTACTTCCACTGAATCCTGTAGATAATCATGGATCGCCCTATTTAAGTGAATCAGCTTTTGCCGGTTATCCACTGTTGATTAGCCTGGAACAGCTGAAGGACCTCGGCCTGTTAGCAGAGGCAGAGCTTGTTCATGTGACTGCTTCCATGGCCTCTAAAGAAGACCTGCTCAGAAAAGCCTTTGAGAATTTCAGCCGGCTGCAGGAGAAGCAGGACTACAATGAGTTTGTGGAGTCCGAGAAGTTCTGGCTTGAAGACTATTGCTTATACAAAGCGTTGAAAAAGAAGCATAAAGGCTTGCCCTGGCAAAAGTGGGAACGTGCCCTGGCTGCCAGGGAGAAAAAGGCCTTGACCGAAGCCGGGCAGGCGCTGGCAGTGGAAATTGGGTATCAACGGTTTCTGCAGTATGTTTTCCATCGTCAGTGGCAAAAATTAAAGAGCTACGCAAACCGGATCGGTATCCGCATTATTGGGGATATGCCGATTTATGTCGCCGCGGATAGCTGTGATACCTGGGCTTTTCGCCATTATTTCAAAATGGACAGAGACGGCGCCCAGTTGGCTCAGGCTGGCGTGCCGCCGGATTGCTTCAGCAGTACCGGACAACTCTGGGGTAATCCGCTTTATGATTGGTGCGCCTTGCGTGGAGATGATTATTCCTGGTGGAAGGAGCGGTTCCGGCGCGCTATAAAAAACTATGACACCATCCGCCTCGATCATTTCCGTGCCTTTGAATCTTTCTGGGAGGTTGGGCCTAACGATAAAACCGCGGTAAGCGGCAGGTGGCTCAAAGGCCCGGGCAAGCGGTTGTTTTCCGCACTGGAACAGGAGTTTACCCAGTTGCCGATTATCGCTGAGGACCTTGGCGTGATCACGCCGGAAGTAGAAAATCTGATGCATATATTCCAGTTTCCGGGGATGCAAGTGCTGCAATTTACCCGCGAGGAACCACTTGAGCGGGAAAAGCGCAAAAGCCCTTGTGTATATTATACGGGAACACATGACAACGATACCTTGCTAGGCTGGGTCAAATCCGAATTTGACTCAGCCGGTGTTCGGATGAACGGTACAAAGCTATCACAGATTTGTAAAGATCTGATTGAGACCGTCTATATGAGTGACGCGACGTGGGTA